The proteins below come from a single Chitinophaga pinensis DSM 2588 genomic window:
- a CDS encoding redoxin domain-containing protein, whose protein sequence is MNLKINQPAPDFITRDIWGNTVQLSQLREQKVLLTFYRHVACPVNHLRFQELRTYEKEFCKKKLAVLAVYESSKDNLLRYSEDENYYARLIANPEFDLYEKYDIELNTLKLLFSMYNGGPAKAAEGLKLMKHRFKAEGHNNLMGGDFLIGEDGLLKQVYYNQFLGDHLPTKEILAFINDPDYKVIGSSTCCD, encoded by the coding sequence ATGAATTTAAAAATCAACCAGCCCGCGCCAGATTTCATTACCCGGGACATTTGGGGGAATACGGTGCAGCTCAGCCAGCTGCGGGAACAAAAGGTACTACTGACATTCTACCGGCATGTTGCCTGCCCGGTTAATCACTTGCGCTTTCAGGAACTGAGAACGTATGAAAAGGAGTTCTGTAAAAAGAAGCTGGCCGTACTGGCAGTGTATGAGAGCAGCAAAGACAACCTGCTGCGTTATAGTGAAGATGAAAATTATTACGCCAGGTTAATAGCTAACCCGGAGTTTGATCTCTACGAAAAGTATGATATAGAGCTGAACACGCTCAAGCTATTATTCTCTATGTACAATGGAGGTCCGGCAAAAGCCGCAGAAGGGTTAAAACTGATGAAACATCGTTTCAAGGCAGAGGGACATAACAATCTGATGGGAGGGGACTTTCTCATTGGCGAAGACGGCCTCCTGAAACAGGTGTATTACAACCAGTTCCTGGGAGACCATCTGCCAACGAAAGAAATACTGGCATTCATTAATGATCCTGATTATAAAGTCATCGGTTCATCCACTTGTTGCGATTAA
- the lpdA gene encoding dihydrolipoyl dehydrogenase: MEQFDIVVIGSGPGGYVAAIRAAQLGYKTAIIEKYSTLGGTCTNVGCIPTKALLDSTHHYHDALHKFAVQGINLQGIQLDFKQLYKRKSEVVTKNTQGLNYLMKKNKISVIQGLASFKDNSTLQVRGQDGVSRTIQAGKYIIATGSKPATIPGVVLDKKRIITSTEALALEERPKTMVIIGGGVIGVEMASIFSRIGTKVTILEYADRLIPTMDSESGITLQKLLTKEGIEILLQQSVFKTENTVDAAKVWYKDVAGQEQSLTADYVLVAVGRKAYTDNLGLENTQVQLNPRGMIVVNEVLQTAVPNIYAIGDVIGGAMLAHKAEEEATFVVERIHGGNPHIHYDRIPSVVYSWPEVASVGASEEELKKKQVAYNVGKFPFSANARARAGMDTEGFVKVLADPKYGEILGVHIVGARAADLIAQAVTAMEFEITVNEMGKISYAHPTYAEVLKEAYILASGQASVNI, encoded by the coding sequence ATGGAACAGTTTGATATAGTAGTGATAGGTTCAGGACCGGGCGGATATGTGGCAGCGATACGTGCTGCGCAGCTAGGGTATAAAACAGCGATTATTGAGAAATACAGTACGCTGGGAGGTACCTGTACCAATGTCGGATGTATCCCTACGAAAGCATTGCTGGACAGCACCCATCATTATCATGATGCCTTGCATAAGTTTGCTGTACAGGGGATTAATCTTCAGGGTATTCAGCTGGATTTTAAGCAGTTGTACAAAAGGAAAAGTGAGGTCGTAACGAAGAATACACAGGGGCTGAATTACCTGATGAAGAAGAATAAGATAAGTGTGATTCAGGGACTGGCTTCTTTCAAGGATAACTCGACATTACAGGTAAGGGGTCAGGATGGGGTAAGCCGTACCATTCAGGCAGGTAAGTACATCATCGCTACGGGATCTAAACCGGCGACTATACCAGGAGTGGTATTGGATAAGAAGAGGATTATTACCTCAACAGAGGCATTAGCATTGGAAGAACGGCCTAAAACAATGGTGATTATCGGTGGTGGTGTGATAGGCGTAGAAATGGCTTCTATATTCAGCAGAATTGGTACAAAGGTGACCATCCTGGAATATGCAGACCGCCTGATTCCGACTATGGATAGTGAATCGGGTATTACACTGCAGAAATTGCTGACAAAAGAAGGAATTGAGATCCTGCTGCAACAGTCTGTATTTAAAACAGAAAATACGGTCGATGCTGCGAAGGTCTGGTATAAAGACGTAGCGGGTCAGGAACAATCACTGACGGCGGATTATGTCCTGGTAGCAGTAGGAAGAAAAGCTTATACGGATAACTTAGGTCTTGAAAATACACAGGTGCAGCTGAACCCAAGGGGAATGATCGTTGTGAATGAGGTATTACAGACGGCAGTTCCCAATATCTATGCTATCGGGGATGTGATCGGCGGCGCCATGTTAGCACATAAAGCAGAGGAAGAAGCCACTTTTGTAGTTGAGCGTATCCATGGTGGAAACCCGCATATTCATTACGACCGTATTCCATCCGTCGTTTATTCCTGGCCGGAAGTTGCTTCAGTAGGCGCCTCTGAAGAGGAACTGAAAAAGAAACAGGTAGCGTATAACGTCGGTAAGTTCCCCTTCTCTGCTAATGCAAGAGCCAGGGCGGGAATGGATACAGAAGGTTTTGTGAAAGTGCTGGCAGATCCGAAATATGGTGAAATACTGGGTGTGCATATTGTGGGTGCAAGGGCTGCTGATCTGATTGCGCAGGCTGTTACCGCCATGGAGTTTGAGATAACAGTCAATGAAATGGGAAAAATATCATACGCGCATCCGACATATGCGGAAGTATTGAAAGAAGCGTATATCCTTGCTTCGGGACAAGCTTCTGTGAATATTTAG
- a CDS encoding threonine aldolase family protein has translation MYSFKNDYAEGAHPNILQRLIESNLEQHPGYGEDAYSVKAKQLIRQQLAKENTGIYFVTGGTQANRLVMTAFLRPHEAVISARTGHIFVHEAGAIEASGHKVITIDSPDGKLTPEAVEDILQQHSLAPHMVKPKLVYISNSTEIGTIYTKQDLTALSECCRKNQLYLFMDGARLGSALAAPTGDLTLADVARLTDAFYIGATKNGGLLGEAIVINNPQLDVDFPYILKQNGALLAKGRLLGIQFYELFRNDLYLNLARHANAAAARISDHVRSKGYKLLIASPTNQIFPIFPNTLIEDLGRQFQFYPWKKINDQHTALRLITSWTTAESMVDAFIAAIH, from the coding sequence ATGTACAGCTTTAAAAACGACTATGCCGAGGGAGCACATCCCAATATCCTGCAAAGACTCATAGAAAGTAATCTTGAACAACATCCGGGATATGGCGAAGATGCATATAGTGTAAAGGCAAAACAGCTGATCCGACAGCAGCTAGCAAAGGAAAACACCGGCATCTATTTCGTCACCGGCGGTACACAGGCCAATCGTTTAGTGATGACGGCCTTTCTCCGGCCACATGAAGCGGTCATCAGTGCCAGAACAGGGCACATCTTCGTACATGAAGCGGGCGCTATTGAAGCAAGCGGACATAAAGTGATCACGATTGACAGTCCTGACGGCAAACTGACACCGGAAGCAGTAGAAGACATATTACAACAGCATTCGCTCGCGCCTCACATGGTAAAACCGAAACTGGTGTATATCTCCAACTCTACTGAAATAGGCACGATTTATACCAAACAGGACCTGACGGCATTATCCGAATGCTGCCGGAAGAACCAGTTATACTTATTCATGGACGGCGCACGCTTAGGCAGTGCACTGGCAGCACCAACAGGTGACCTCACGCTCGCCGACGTGGCCAGGCTGACAGACGCCTTTTATATAGGCGCTACCAAAAACGGCGGATTACTGGGAGAAGCCATTGTTATCAATAATCCACAGCTGGATGTTGATTTCCCCTATATCCTGAAACAGAACGGTGCTTTGCTGGCAAAAGGACGTCTGTTAGGCATCCAGTTCTACGAACTCTTTCGGAACGATCTTTATTTAAACCTTGCCAGACATGCCAATGCTGCCGCTGCCAGGATATCTGATCATGTGCGTAGCAAAGGATATAAACTCCTGATCGCATCTCCTACCAACCAGATATTCCCGATCTTCCCGAATACGCTGATTGAAGATTTAGGCAGACAATTCCAGTTCTATCCCTGGAAGAAAATAAACGACCAGCATACGGCACTGAGGTTGATCACCTCCTGGACGACAGCCGAAAGTATGGTAGACGCTTTCATAGCAGCTATACATTAA
- a CDS encoding DMT family transporter → MLYILLSVICSVTVSVLLKLAKRYEINILQAITTNYIVAAGFSFLLYQPDLAQVTASSPWWAFISLALLLPSVFLILGASVKQAGIVKTDIAQRLSLFISIVAAWLLFKETFNNYKIIGLILGFVAIFFVLRKPQQQASERNQSLAPLFVFLGFGIIDILFKQVALAKEVPYTTSLSLIFILSFIVAVVISAVRIIVKKEQVRVKNILCGVILGIFNFGNILFYMKAHKLLHNNPSTVFAAMNLGVIVVGSLTGIIIFKEKLNRYNYAGIILAIIAVICITLSQIYAS, encoded by the coding sequence ATGTTATACATACTACTAAGCGTCATTTGCAGCGTAACGGTATCCGTGTTGCTGAAACTGGCTAAACGCTACGAGATCAATATCCTCCAGGCCATCACCACCAATTATATTGTTGCTGCCGGCTTCAGTTTTCTGCTCTATCAGCCTGACCTGGCACAAGTCACTGCCAGCTCTCCCTGGTGGGCATTCATCAGCTTAGCACTATTGCTGCCATCCGTATTTCTGATCTTAGGCGCTTCTGTTAAGCAGGCTGGTATCGTTAAAACCGATATTGCACAACGCCTGTCTTTGTTCATATCAATTGTTGCCGCCTGGTTGCTGTTTAAAGAGACCTTTAACAACTATAAAATAATTGGTCTGATACTGGGTTTTGTAGCTATCTTCTTTGTGCTTCGCAAACCACAGCAGCAAGCCAGTGAACGTAATCAGTCATTAGCCCCGCTATTCGTATTCCTTGGCTTTGGTATCATCGATATCTTATTCAAGCAGGTAGCTTTGGCAAAAGAAGTGCCTTACACCACCTCCCTGTCCCTTATTTTTATATTATCATTCATCGTTGCTGTTGTCATCTCAGCGGTACGGATTATTGTAAAAAAAGAGCAGGTACGTGTAAAGAATATTCTCTGCGGAGTCATCCTCGGGATCTTCAATTTCGGGAACATCCTGTTTTATATGAAGGCGCATAAATTACTGCATAACAATCCTTCTACTGTTTTCGCAGCGATGAACCTGGGAGTGATCGTCGTTGGTAGTCTGACGGGTATTATCATTTTTAAAGAAAAGCTCAACCGCTATAATTACGCAGGTATTATCCTTGCTATCATCGCAGTGATCTGTATTACCTTATCGCAGATTTACGCGTCTTAA
- a CDS encoding M57 family metalloprotease has product MKTTIVYRYALILSVLSGILFSCSKNNVETKPTESDPVLRYIKELGYKDSQIKDIGEEYLVDEDILFSKTSKPDQSILDKPKTEQYGTANYVGYNIQPNILVYVDPSMNSYLSEINSAIGIWNSVANCRVKFTITTTAASAHIRIINNNLGAGVCGAAYFPMNGLPGALVRININQIAGNSFAQRTRTIAHELGHCIGFRHTNWQSGEPQSGVLSDNGAYFDAYHILGTPTGGDANSLMNAGQCGIGATTLSSYDILTVQFLYPTQVPVAGTVPVFRYYSRATSQDYFYTTSLEELGNGTNGDYIFEGVGFYAFPNQPANTVPVYRWLRPTWDHFWTISPTEIPTASTLEGTAFYVYGSPINNAVPVYRYFNSSFGDHFYTKNLDEGTLRAGYVLEGIAWYAY; this is encoded by the coding sequence ATGAAAACAACTATTGTCTACCGTTATGCCCTTATTCTGTCGGTATTATCAGGTATTTTATTTTCCTGTAGCAAAAACAACGTCGAGACTAAGCCTACAGAAAGTGATCCCGTCCTGCGTTACATCAAAGAACTTGGCTATAAAGACAGCCAGATCAAAGACATTGGAGAAGAATATCTCGTTGATGAAGATATCTTATTCAGCAAAACAAGCAAACCTGATCAGTCCATACTGGACAAGCCAAAGACCGAACAATACGGCACGGCCAACTATGTAGGCTACAACATACAACCCAATATCCTGGTGTATGTTGATCCTTCTATGAACAGTTATCTGAGCGAAATCAACAGTGCTATCGGCATATGGAACAGTGTCGCTAACTGCAGGGTGAAGTTTACTATCACAACAACTGCAGCATCTGCACATATCCGCATTATCAACAACAACCTGGGAGCAGGTGTTTGTGGTGCGGCTTATTTCCCGATGAATGGTCTTCCGGGTGCACTGGTAAGGATTAACATCAACCAGATCGCCGGTAACTCATTCGCACAAAGAACCCGTACCATTGCACACGAACTGGGACATTGTATCGGCTTCAGACATACCAACTGGCAGTCTGGTGAACCACAGTCAGGTGTATTGAGTGATAACGGCGCTTATTTCGACGCTTATCATATCCTGGGTACGCCGACAGGCGGAGATGCGAATTCCCTGATGAATGCAGGCCAATGCGGCATCGGCGCTACTACACTGTCCAGCTACGATATACTGACAGTGCAGTTCCTCTATCCAACACAGGTACCGGTAGCGGGCACCGTTCCGGTATTCCGCTACTACTCCAGAGCTACCTCTCAGGATTATTTCTATACGACCAGTCTGGAGGAATTGGGTAATGGTACCAACGGCGATTATATCTTTGAAGGTGTAGGCTTCTATGCATTCCCTAATCAGCCGGCTAATACCGTTCCTGTTTACCGCTGGTTACGTCCGACATGGGATCACTTCTGGACAATCAGTCCGACTGAAATTCCTACCGCCAGCACATTGGAAGGCACTGCTTTTTATGTATACGGATCTCCTATCAATAATGCGGTACCGGTGTACAGATACTTTAACAGTTCATTCGGCGACCATTTTTATACTAAAAACCTGGACGAAGGCACTCTCCGTGCAGGATATGTACTCGAAGGCATAGCCTGGTATGCTTATTAA